The following coding sequences are from one uncultured Desulfobacter sp. window:
- a CDS encoding RHS repeat-associated core domain-containing protein has protein sequence MPKGHNHPGRSLKDIPFKEDLIDNTALILPRSLPSKLKQFLSVTRNRFSEVDSLNREYIRLRIKKYSTGTSLLDYTLYMPKAAGKRFCLDWNYSGSSFQPVFKLDGEPEQTSSYTLGADDNFYIEYQAAGKSWVLRDQKRAAGTFMQIGFDTLSASQLTIEKAKQKLQTVDADTVLDPSTHEEYLGLMGQVLSETFLYRLYENAKKTTGYFYGIRSWGLSPTFIYTDYNSDDNPIPTDPESKFYYHPQWNIDAQSSGSFIKWDSSGQKFISYSTETMNAPINVTQKRIAGFAASFNEGRIFEDWMDTPGASTIKGLMIANEDRDDTGNHMVELTSESVVNETHTTSSYFEDLPLSGQQPTWSTGAAINDLYNIEYDEAYDGFQFNNASRVPEGWVLVDPNNNSFPLDADAIDGNYGVCVWGGAYITRGSKFDLKTFKYASLGNGAKYKVVGYRRDSNGNLASVDGYEKNLTANETPQIATFNWTDIHQIYIVRTTAATTFYDPLVIDNFQYVRKEYVSDLEDETIGYLGTATVWNILSSLDQGDTVITPVQIVEHDGMTGNIRIVYGADGSDLYSFGMDNGGSSSQETETNESYTDTSTISLDTGTLSSTTQTDWSDTYTIETDETSSTSTFTQKASETINAAISAIGDPIDIVSGEFYTEENPDFLIKSRGLDLSIVRKYKSQLIYNGPFGYGWTWNHAERILPLTDGDVKYYNNDGDALELTSNGSGTYTYPQGSQFVLTIESGEYVITQNRTGLKSYFSAQGYLIRKEDRFGNTLTFEYNDPDHPKRLTHIKDELFIDGESRYLELVYNTNGKVTSVTDFEGRSCSYHYSDITSGDGLGDDLIEFRGLDYQSVLDNATRYEYLSDQENVYLDHNMTKYTLPGGDYLEIGYYKNDQTAYHTNAKGETFNFMYSRLNRYAETWNEEGYYRKVFFNEANDVIRIANEDGTIEQMEYDEYGHHNKISHTDGNGYTTTFDYYPDGATDPEAYVKKRNLYLKTDALGRTWAYQYNDTNNAHAPSQVTDPAGNITQFEYNTNGSLSKKIQAPGYTYGADGDLVADSSAAGFETVYDYDDYGNITKITDPLGRYEERAYDTNSLYLVTQKDKLGNETQYQYYEDFTENMPIGAVKSVTVVSGTNEYTTTYEYDQLGRKTKETDTLNQATEYQYTLDGKLEKTIKPNGAVTQHIYDTARDIVSGAQIIETIDPLGNSVHFSYDATGKLVKKQDKNGNIFTFAYDKMGSLAKEIDPFRTVRMYSYDGNGNKTSVKLYDQAGVLLKKTGFTYNAANQLVKKTIPCDFEEDGCEKTVQYQYTLDGKLQRQTIVFPEGDNLVTCYEYNALGQLIQETKGYGTDDARSTQYRYDALGRLTQTLFALGNSEIREYDANGNVTAVKLYDQSGTLLEETENIYDARNLLSETVNPLGNSTYYTYDALRRKTGQWQFLTESGDIIQYQWMYDSVGNVTQLTDPLNRLTRHGYDLNNQKTKTVDALGRTTAFEYDPNGNLVAVTYPDLSRTVTYYDALNRKIGVEDELGYIRTFDYDEDANLVAHLDARKGITTFEYDAANRLKRKTNALGYTEETEYDPAGRVIQTTDARGIITLLSYDAPGNLISRTQAFGTDDQTVTRFEYDLNNRKTREIHETAEGDRITAFEYDDRGLLTHRKNGFHTGSSEIWEYEYDKAGQLVATTDPNGNTTQVFYDAVGRKKAQTQAQGLVKYYWEYDLAGNTILETKPEGEEIRNAYDALNRLVLETRGTDQRRFEYDSRGRLTREENFNGDATQYQYDLAGRMTQKTEASGTVDEAVSTYEYDENGNLVAITNPLFKTVSFEYDALNQRITETDSDGDSKTINYDGNGNILAIEKRDGTDIEFVWDNLNRKIEVIADSSTKQTFGYDEFSRLVTATDSTRTNSFAYNDYGRLATETQGSYEVAKLYDANGNKTQITYPSGRVVDKTYNQNDALLKILYQGSSIADFTHDRNDRLTAVSYGNGTGLTLSYDNREREISRSGSLFTQETGYDAQGNILNETSSLNGTVLTKDYTYDHLDRLVDDTASTTWDYDGVDNWLATNQNGVVETRIPNDDNEYTSVDGVAYTYDDNGNLASDGVKNYFYDWADRLVQVEEGGQVLAAYTYDALNRRVTKTADGLTTTFVYDQSDVIEEYTDGVFSRAVVYGNTIDDPILLETGSQFYYYVASRQGSIQAIVDDTGALVESYEFSPFGLMAIYDSQEQDITATGSTIGNPFGYTGRRWDIESGLWYYRNRTYSAELGRFLQRDPAGYVDGLNLYAYCLDNPLRYTDPDGLMVRATYDYASTELIDWITPNTAEAGDFIKIDPISGIAYFDKYDDLFENNDEIELGAGGSNGSKSTRKQAFNQAKRDAGIPTSRQPIKTNKVDMTDASGKVVLGSNYKPMKTNEYVYKTKDGKTVVIQDHKQGHTFPDGGTESSHFNVRPIENTRTGKVEGTQSHYYFD, from the coding sequence TTGCCGAAAGGACACAACCATCCCGGGAGATCCTTAAAAGACATTCCCTTCAAAGAAGACCTGATCGATAATACTGCTTTGATTCTGCCCAGGTCTCTTCCGTCAAAGCTTAAACAATTTTTATCAGTCACCAGGAATCGGTTCAGCGAAGTTGACTCTTTAAATCGAGAATACATCCGCTTGAGAATAAAAAAATACAGCACCGGTACCAGCTTGCTTGATTACACCCTTTACATGCCAAAAGCTGCCGGTAAAAGGTTTTGTTTAGACTGGAACTATTCAGGCTCTTCTTTTCAGCCGGTGTTCAAATTGGATGGAGAGCCTGAGCAGACAAGTTCATACACGCTGGGGGCTGATGATAATTTTTATATTGAGTATCAGGCTGCAGGTAAAAGTTGGGTTCTTCGCGATCAGAAGCGGGCTGCAGGTACTTTCATGCAGATCGGTTTTGACACCTTAAGCGCTTCCCAGCTCACCATTGAAAAAGCCAAACAGAAACTACAAACCGTTGATGCCGATACCGTCCTTGATCCATCTACCCACGAAGAATATCTCGGGCTCATGGGGCAGGTCTTATCTGAGACCTTTTTATACCGGTTATATGAAAATGCAAAAAAAACAACCGGCTATTTTTACGGAATACGTTCCTGGGGACTTAGCCCAACGTTTATCTACACCGATTATAATTCTGATGACAACCCTATCCCTACAGATCCGGAGTCCAAATTCTACTATCATCCCCAATGGAATATTGACGCCCAATCATCAGGTTCGTTTATTAAATGGGACAGTTCAGGACAGAAATTCATATCTTATTCTACAGAGACCATGAACGCCCCGATAAACGTAACCCAAAAAAGAATAGCAGGATTTGCCGCCTCATTTAACGAAGGCAGAATTTTTGAAGACTGGATGGATACTCCGGGGGCCAGTACAATCAAAGGCCTGATGATTGCCAACGAAGATCGTGATGATACCGGCAACCATATGGTGGAATTAACAAGCGAAAGCGTTGTTAATGAAACCCATACAACATCATCTTACTTTGAAGATCTTCCTCTTTCCGGTCAACAACCTACATGGTCAACTGGTGCCGCGATAAATGATCTTTATAATATCGAGTATGATGAAGCTTATGACGGGTTTCAATTTAATAATGCTTCAAGGGTGCCTGAAGGCTGGGTCTTGGTTGATCCCAACAACAACTCCTTTCCTTTGGATGCAGATGCAATTGATGGAAATTATGGGGTTTGTGTTTGGGGGGGAGCATACATCACAAGAGGATCAAAATTTGATCTGAAGACGTTTAAATATGCCAGCCTGGGTAATGGGGCTAAGTATAAAGTTGTTGGTTATCGAAGAGATTCCAATGGTAATTTAGCATCTGTTGATGGATATGAAAAAAATTTAACGGCAAATGAAACTCCGCAAATTGCAACTTTTAATTGGACTGATATTCATCAAATTTATATTGTACGAACAACAGCCGCAACTACATTTTATGACCCACTCGTTATTGATAATTTCCAGTATGTCCGTAAAGAATATGTTTCCGATCTTGAAGATGAAACAATAGGATACCTCGGCACCGCAACTGTTTGGAACATTCTCAGTTCACTTGATCAAGGAGACACCGTTATAACACCGGTCCAAATCGTTGAACATGACGGCATGACAGGTAACATCCGTATTGTTTACGGGGCAGATGGAAGCGACCTGTATTCCTTTGGCATGGATAACGGAGGCTCATCTTCACAAGAGACAGAAACAAACGAGTCTTATACTGATACCAGCACCATTTCACTGGATACGGGAACCTTAAGCAGCACAACCCAGACTGACTGGTCCGACACCTACACCATAGAAACCGATGAAACCAGCAGTACCTCCACATTCACCCAGAAAGCTTCGGAAACCATCAACGCAGCTATATCCGCCATTGGTGACCCGATAGACATTGTAAGCGGCGAGTTCTACACGGAAGAAAACCCGGATTTTTTGATCAAGTCCAGGGGGCTTGATTTATCCATTGTCCGCAAATACAAAAGTCAACTGATCTATAACGGTCCCTTTGGTTATGGCTGGACCTGGAACCACGCAGAACGCATCCTGCCCCTGACCGATGGGGATGTCAAGTATTATAACAACGACGGGGATGCCCTGGAACTCACCTCCAACGGGAGCGGGACATATACCTATCCCCAGGGGTCACAGTTTGTTCTGACCATAGAATCCGGGGAATATGTCATCACCCAAAATCGGACCGGCTTAAAATCCTATTTTTCCGCCCAGGGGTATCTGATCAGAAAAGAGGACCGGTTCGGCAACACCCTGACATTTGAATACAACGATCCCGATCACCCCAAGCGGCTTACCCACATAAAAGACGAACTGTTTATAGATGGAGAATCACGGTATCTGGAATTGGTCTACAACACAAACGGCAAAGTCACCAGTGTAACGGATTTTGAGGGCCGGTCCTGTTCCTACCATTACAGTGACATAACTTCCGGAGACGGGCTTGGAGACGATCTAATTGAGTTCAGGGGCCTTGATTACCAATCCGTCCTTGATAATGCAACCCGGTACGAATACCTGTCCGATCAGGAAAATGTATACCTGGATCACAACATGACAAAGTATACGCTGCCGGGCGGGGATTATCTTGAAATCGGGTATTATAAAAACGACCAGACAGCCTACCATACCAATGCCAAAGGCGAAACGTTCAACTTCATGTACAGCAGGTTGAACCGGTATGCCGAAACCTGGAACGAAGAGGGGTATTACCGGAAGGTTTTTTTCAACGAAGCCAATGATGTTATCCGGATCGCCAATGAAGACGGCACCATTGAACAGATGGAGTATGATGAATACGGCCATCACAACAAAATTTCCCATACGGACGGCAACGGCTACACAACCACATTTGATTATTACCCAGACGGCGCAACCGATCCGGAAGCTTATGTCAAAAAACGGAATCTGTATCTCAAAACCGATGCCCTGGGCCGCACCTGGGCTTACCAGTATAATGATACAAATAACGCCCATGCGCCGTCCCAGGTAACAGACCCTGCCGGAAATATCACACAGTTCGAATATAATACCAACGGCAGCCTGTCTAAGAAAATCCAGGCACCGGGATACACGTATGGTGCCGATGGTGATTTGGTAGCAGACTCAAGCGCTGCCGGATTTGAAACCGTATACGACTATGACGATTACGGAAACATCACTAAAATCACAGACCCGTTAGGCCGGTATGAAGAACGGGCATATGATACAAACAGCCTCTATCTTGTGACCCAAAAAGATAAGCTGGGCAACGAAACCCAATACCAGTATTACGAAGACTTCACGGAAAACATGCCCATAGGGGCGGTAAAATCCGTGACGGTTGTATCCGGCACCAATGAATACACCACGACTTATGAGTACGACCAACTGGGCCGGAAAACCAAGGAAACCGACACCCTTAATCAGGCGACCGAATACCAGTATACCCTTGACGGCAAGCTTGAAAAAACAATTAAACCCAACGGTGCCGTAACTCAGCATATCTATGACACGGCCCGGGACATCGTGTCCGGAGCCCAGATTATAGAAACCATAGACCCGCTGGGTAATTCCGTACATTTTTCCTATGACGCCACTGGCAAGCTGGTTAAAAAGCAAGATAAGAACGGGAACATCTTCACCTTTGCCTATGACAAAATGGGCAGCCTTGCCAAGGAGATTGATCCGTTCAGGACCGTCAGGATGTATTCATATGACGGCAACGGCAATAAAACCTCGGTCAAGCTTTATGATCAGGCAGGCGTTCTGCTCAAGAAAACCGGCTTCACCTATAACGCCGCAAACCAACTGGTGAAAAAAACCATTCCCTGCGACTTTGAAGAAGATGGTTGTGAAAAGACAGTCCAATATCAGTACACCCTTGACGGCAAGCTACAGCGCCAGACCATTGTTTTTCCGGAAGGGGACAATTTAGTCACCTGTTATGAATACAATGCCCTGGGCCAATTAATACAGGAAACCAAAGGATACGGAACTGATGACGCCCGGTCCACCCAGTACAGATATGATGCCCTGGGCCGGTTGACCCAGACCCTATTTGCGTTGGGCAATTCTGAAATCCGTGAATACGATGCCAACGGCAATGTGACCGCCGTAAAACTCTATGACCAGTCCGGGACTCTGCTGGAAGAGACTGAAAATATTTATGATGCCCGTAATCTTCTATCTGAAACCGTTAATCCTCTGGGGAACAGCACATACTACACCTATGACGCCTTGAGAAGAAAGACGGGGCAATGGCAGTTCCTGACCGAATCCGGGGATATTATCCAATACCAGTGGATGTATGACAGCGTCGGTAACGTAACTCAGTTGACTGATCCTTTAAATCGGTTAACCCGGCATGGATATGACCTGAACAACCAAAAAACTAAAACCGTTGACGCCCTGGGCCGGACCACTGCATTTGAATACGACCCCAATGGTAATCTGGTGGCCGTCACCTATCCGGACTTGAGCCGGACTGTTACTTATTATGACGCCCTGAACCGGAAAATCGGTGTTGAAGATGAGCTGGGTTATATCCGGACATTTGACTATGATGAAGACGCTAACCTGGTGGCCCATCTGGATGCCCGGAAAGGGATCACCACCTTTGAATATGATGCCGCCAACCGGTTGAAAAGAAAAACCAATGCCTTGGGATATACTGAAGAGACCGAATACGACCCGGCAGGCCGGGTGATTCAGACAACAGACGCCAGAGGAATTATAACCCTGCTTTCATATGATGCCCCGGGTAACCTGATCAGCCGGACCCAGGCTTTCGGCACAGATGATCAGACCGTTACTCGGTTTGAATATGACCTCAACAACCGGAAAACCAGGGAGATCCATGAAACAGCCGAAGGGGACCGGATTACGGCATTCGAGTATGACGACCGGGGCTTGCTGACCCACAGGAAAAACGGATTCCATACAGGTTCCTCGGAAATCTGGGAATATGAATATGACAAAGCCGGGCAACTGGTGGCAACCACTGACCCCAACGGCAATACCACCCAGGTGTTCTATGATGCCGTTGGCCGCAAAAAAGCCCAGACCCAGGCCCAGGGCCTGGTGAAATATTACTGGGAGTATGACCTGGCCGGCAACACCATCCTTGAAACAAAACCCGAGGGAGAGGAGATCCGAAACGCCTATGATGCCCTCAACCGCCTGGTTCTGGAAACCAGGGGGACAGACCAACGTCGGTTTGAGTATGACAGCCGGGGCCGTCTTACCCGGGAAGAGAACTTTAACGGGGATGCCACGCAATATCAATATGATTTAGCCGGCAGAATGACCCAAAAAACAGAAGCATCCGGTACGGTCGATGAAGCCGTAAGCACGTATGAATATGATGAAAACGGCAACTTGGTCGCCATCACTAATCCTTTGTTTAAAACTGTGTCCTTTGAATATGATGCACTGAATCAGCGAATTACTGAAACCGACAGTGACGGGGATTCAAAAACCATCAATTATGATGGAAACGGCAATATCCTGGCCATTGAAAAAAGGGACGGCACAGACATAGAGTTTGTCTGGGATAACCTGAACCGGAAGATTGAGGTAATAGCTGACAGCTCCACTAAGCAAACCTTTGGTTATGACGAGTTTTCCAGGCTGGTTACTGCAACTGACAGCACCCGCACAAACTCCTTCGCCTACAACGACTACGGGCGTCTGGCAACAGAAACCCAAGGGTCTTATGAAGTTGCAAAACTCTACGATGCAAACGGCAACAAAACCCAAATTACCTATCCTTCTGGCCGAGTTGTTGATAAAACCTACAATCAAAACGATGCCCTGTTAAAAATTTTATACCAGGGCAGTTCCATTGCCGATTTTACCCATGACCGGAACGACCGGTTGACAGCCGTATCCTACGGAAACGGGACTGGCCTTACCCTGTCTTACGATAACCGGGAACGTGAAATCTCAAGGTCTGGGTCTCTCTTCACCCAGGAAACAGGATACGACGCCCAAGGCAACATCTTAAATGAAACGTCCTCCCTGAACGGCACCGTCTTGACAAAGGATTACACCTACGACCATCTGGACAGGTTGGTTGACGATACCGCTTCAACAACCTGGGATTATGACGGAGTAGACAACTGGCTGGCAACCAACCAGAACGGTGTGGTTGAAACCAGAATTCCTAATGATGATAATGAATACACGTCCGTTGACGGTGTTGCTTATACTTATGATGACAACGGCAACTTGGCTTCGGACGGCGTAAAAAATTACTTCTACGACTGGGCAGACCGACTTGTCCAGGTAGAAGAAGGCGGCCAGGTTCTGGCTGCGTACACTTATGATGCGCTAAACCGCAGAGTCACAAAAACAGCTGACGGTCTGACCACCACCTTTGTTTATGATCAATCAGATGTCATTGAAGAGTATACGGATGGGGTATTCAGCCGGGCGGTTGTTTATGGAAATACCATTGATGACCCGATTCTTTTGGAGACCGGCAGTCAGTTTTATTATTATGTTGCCAGCCGCCAGGGAAGTATCCAGGCGATTGTTGATGACACCGGTGCCTTGGTGGAATCGTATGAATTCAGTCCGTTTGGCCTGATGGCCATTTATGACAGCCAGGAACAGGACATAACGGCAACCGGGTCCACCATCGGCAATCCGTTCGGATACACCGGCAGAAGATGGGATATTGAATCCGGGCTGTGGTATTACCGGAACCGGACGTATTCTGCTGAGTTGGGCAGGTTCCTACAGCGGGACCCTGCCGGGTATGTGGATGGGCTTAATCTTTATGCGTACTGCCTCGATAATCCTCTAAGGTATACCGATCCTGATGGATTGATGGTACGAGCGACGTATGATTACGCTAGTACCGAACTGATTGATTGGATTACGCCTAACACTGCTGAAGCAGGTGATTTTATAAAAATAGATCCGATTAGCGGTATTGCATATTTTGATAAATATGATGACCTATTTGAAAATAATGATGAGATTGAATTAGGGGCTGGTGGAAGTAACGGTTCAAAGAGCACAAGGAAACAAGCGTTTAACCAAGCTAAACGAGATGCAGGAATTCCTACTTCACGACAACCCATAAAGACAAATAAAGTTGATATGACTGACGCCAGCGGAAAGGTGGTGTTGGGCTCAAATTATAAGCCAATGAAAACAAATGAATACGTTTATAAAACCAAAGACGGAAAAACTGTTGTGATACAGGATCACAAACAAGGACATACTTTTCCTGATGGTGGAACTGAATCATCACACTTTAATGTGAGACCTATTGAAAACACTCGAACTGGTAAAGTAGAAGGAACACAATCTCATTATTATTTTGATTAA
- a CDS encoding Imm50 family immunity protein, translating into MIWKHIDNSIAILNMYKNAPELKTVRIKEFNLSENGPTAIMKFDFNSLPDLPPKKWLREKYNAVHIELNFSGIENLTLKGWDTNNIASISIDKSFDSQKKVTIANDNFHISLLCIAISIDKISPYLNG; encoded by the coding sequence ATGATTTGGAAGCATATTGATAATTCAATTGCAATTTTGAATATGTATAAAAATGCACCAGAATTAAAAACGGTTAGAATTAAGGAATTCAACCTCTCGGAGAATGGACCAACAGCCATAATGAAATTCGATTTTAATTCTTTGCCTGACTTACCACCCAAAAAATGGCTGAGAGAAAAATACAATGCAGTACATATTGAACTAAATTTTTCTGGAATCGAGAATCTTACCTTAAAAGGATGGGATACTAATAATATCGCTTCCATATCAATAGATAAAAGTTTTGATAGCCAGAAGAAAGTTACTATTGCTAATGATAACTTTCATATAAGCTTATTATGCATAGCGATCTCAATCGATAAAATTAGCCCATATTTGAATGGATGA
- a CDS encoding site-specific integrase, whose amino-acid sequence MSKRFKTKYPGVYYRESKRIGGVGIEKVYYIVFKKDGKVIEEKVGRQYVDDLTPAKVGKIRAERIEGKRLSRKALREQAEAKKAEKDGKYTIDKLWREYSLNRHPGKGLDVDTNRYQNYIQPIFGDKEPRELVKLDVDRVRINLLKKKSPQTVKHILNLFTWIINYGVKNNLCAGVSFHIQKPTVNNEKTEDLSPEQLSNLLSAIEADPSTAVGNMMKMALYSGMRRGELFNLKWDDVNFDTGFIWIRDPKGGKDQKIPMNDMARGILESIPRTKSPYVFFGKDGKKRVTLGRIGKRIREAAGLPKDFRPMHGLRHTYASMLASSGQVDMYVLQKLMTHKSPSMTQRYAHLRDDALKNGAGQIDDIFKKQAEGTQEKKIVNIQNKK is encoded by the coding sequence ATGTCAAAACGATTTAAAACCAAGTACCCAGGGGTTTACTACCGCGAGTCCAAAAGGATTGGCGGGGTTGGAATCGAAAAAGTTTACTATATTGTCTTCAAAAAAGACGGAAAAGTGATCGAAGAAAAGGTCGGAAGACAATATGTTGACGATTTGACACCTGCAAAAGTTGGAAAAATTCGTGCAGAAAGGATTGAGGGGAAACGCCTGTCCAGAAAGGCGTTAAGAGAACAAGCCGAGGCAAAAAAAGCAGAAAAAGATGGAAAATATACAATAGACAAACTATGGAGGGAGTACAGCCTCAACCGCCACCCGGGCAAGGGGCTTGATGTGGACACAAATCGTTACCAGAATTATATCCAACCTATCTTTGGTGATAAAGAGCCCCGGGAACTGGTTAAACTGGATGTTGACCGGGTAAGGATCAACCTGCTCAAAAAGAAATCCCCACAAACGGTAAAGCATATTTTGAACCTGTTTACATGGATCATCAACTATGGTGTAAAAAACAATCTATGTGCCGGTGTTTCCTTCCATATTCAAAAACCAACCGTTAACAACGAAAAAACCGAAGACCTGAGCCCGGAACAATTATCAAACCTTCTTTCAGCAATTGAGGCGGACCCGAGCACCGCTGTGGGAAATATGATGAAAATGGCCCTATATTCCGGCATGAGACGTGGCGAACTTTTCAATCTAAAATGGGACGATGTTAATTTTGACACCGGTTTTATTTGGATTCGTGATCCCAAAGGAGGGAAAGATCAAAAAATCCCGATGAACGATATGGCCCGGGGGATTTTGGAAAGTATTCCCAGAACTAAAAGCCCTTATGTTTTCTTTGGGAAAGATGGCAAGAAACGAGTCACCTTGGGACGAATCGGAAAAAGAATCCGTGAGGCTGCTGGCTTGCCCAAAGATTTTAGACCGATGCACGGTTTAAGACATACATACGCCTCAATGCTGGCCAGTTCCGGGCAAGTTGACATGTATGTTCTCCAAAAACTTATGACGCATAAATCCCCCAGCATGACACAACGCTATGCCCATCTTCGGGATGATGCCCTAAAGAATGGCGCCGGCCAGATAGATGATATTTTCAAAAAACAGGCTGAGGGCACCCAAGAAAAGAAAATTGTAAACATCCAGAACAAAA